CGCCTTCACCAGCCAGTGCGCGCTCGCCAGCGATTCCGACAGCCACGCCTTCGACGCCTTGTCGGTTGCCCCCGCCTTCAGCTCGGCATGATAGCGGCGGTTGACCAGCACGCGCGGAAGCGCGGCGTTGTTGAGCTCGACCCGCCAACCCTCCTTCGTCCGCCGCACGAACAGGTCGGCGACGATCGCCTCAGGCTCCTTCGTGACGAAGCGGCAGCCGGGCTTGGGATCATAGGTGCGAAGCTCGCGCACCATGTCGGCGAGATCCTCTTCATCGACCCCGCAGATGCGCCGAAGGTCCGTCATCCGCCCCCGCGCGAGCAGGTCGAGGTTCGCGATTAGCCGCGCCATCGCCGGGTCGTAGCGGTCGGCCGCCTTGGCCTGCAGCGCGATGCACTCCTCCAGGCTCCGTGCGGCGATGCCCGGCGGGTCGAGCGATTGCACCAGCGCCAGCGCAGCCTCGGCCTCGCGCATCGTCCCGCCGATTTCCTCGGCGATGACCGACAGGTCGGTGTCGAGGTAGCCCGTCTCTTCAAGCTCGTGGACGATCGCCGCCGCCAGCCGCCCCTCGGTCCCGCCGACGCCATGAAGCTGCGCCATCAGATGCTCGCACAGCCCGCTCTCGCACGCCTCCAGCCGGTCAAAGTCGAACGCCTCGCCGCCGCCGCTGCCGCTGCCGACATCGGCCAGGCTGTCGGTCTCCAGCGCGCTCTCGCGCCAATCGATGTCGACCGGGCTGTCGTCGGTCCCCGCCATTCGCCCGATCAGTTCGTCGGCGCCGGTCGGGTCGATTGCCTCGTCGCCAGTCTCGCGGTCGGGGCGAACGATCACGTCGTCGGGGGTCGCGCCCTCGGACGATCGCGCCTCGAGCAATGGGTTCTTGGCCAATTCCTCGGCGATGACCGCTTCGATTTCGAGGTTGCTGAGCGCGAGCAGCTTGATCGCCGCCTGCAGCTGCTGGCTCATCACCAGCGACTGCGACACCCGAATGTCGATACGCGGACCCAGCCCCATGGCCGCTATTCTAGCACGTTAGAGCGCGAAGCTTTCGCCGAGATAGAGCCGGCGGACATTCTCGTCGGCGACCAGCGCCTGCGGCGTTCCTTCGAACAGCACCTGGCCATCGTAGATGATGCAGGCGCGGTCGACGATATCGAGCGTCTCGCGCACGTTATGGTCGGTGATCAGCACGCCGATGTCGCGCTGCTTCAGTTCCTTGACCAGGTCGCGGATGTCGCTGATCGAAATCGGGTCGATGCCCGCGAACGGTTCGTCGAGCAGCATGATCGACGGATCGGCCGCCAGCGCGCGCGCGATCTCGCAGCGGCGCCGCTCGCCCCCCGACAGCGCCATCGCCGGTGAAGTGCGCAAGCCCGTCAGGCCGAACTCGCCAAGCAATTGCTCAAGCCGGTCGGAGCGGGTGGCGCGGTCGGGCTCGGTCACTTCGAGCACCGCCAGGATATTCTGCTCGACCGTCATCCCGCGGAAGATCGAGGTTTCCTGCGGCAGATAGCCGAGCCCGAGGATCGCGCGGCGATACATCGGCAGCTGGGTTATATCGCGCTGGTCGAGGAAGATGCGGCCGGCGTCGGGACGGACGAGCCCCATCACCGAATAGAAGCAGGTCGTCTTGCCCGCGCCGTTGGGGCCGAGCAGGCCGACGACTTCGCCTCGCGACACGCTCAGGCTGACGTCGTGAAGCACCGCGCGCTTGTC
Above is a genomic segment from Sphingomonas sp. LY29 containing:
- the rpoN gene encoding RNA polymerase factor sigma-54; protein product: MGLGPRIDIRVSQSLVMSQQLQAAIKLLALSNLEIEAVIAEELAKNPLLEARSSEGATPDDVIVRPDRETGDEAIDPTGADELIGRMAGTDDSPVDIDWRESALETDSLADVGSGSGGGEAFDFDRLEACESGLCEHLMAQLHGVGGTEGRLAAAIVHELEETGYLDTDLSVIAEEIGGTMREAEAALALVQSLDPPGIAARSLEECIALQAKAADRYDPAMARLIANLDLLARGRMTDLRRICGVDEEDLADMVRELRTYDPKPGCRFVTKEPEAIVADLFVRRTKEGWRVELNNAALPRVLVNRRYHAELKAGATDKASKAWLSESLASAHWLVKALDQRAQTIVKVATEIVRAQQGFFERGVAEMRPLTLAKVAEAIGMHESTVSRVTSNKYLSCDRGQFELKYFFGSGVGSDSGEGAAAEAVKAAIGKLIAAEEEILSDDTLVDLLKAQGFDLARRTVAKYREAMGIGSSIQRRRQRKMAGG
- the lptB gene encoding LPS export ABC transporter ATP-binding protein, with the protein product MNEALLVEPEASAPAVSGQPVRGLEVRSIAKAYDKRAVLHDVSLSVSRGEVVGLLGPNGAGKTTCFYSVMGLVRPDAGRIFLDQRDITQLPMYRRAILGLGYLPQETSIFRGMTVEQNILAVLEVTEPDRATRSDRLEQLLGEFGLTGLRTSPAMALSGGERRRCEIARALAADPSIMLLDEPFAGIDPISISDIRDLVKELKQRDIGVLITDHNVRETLDIVDRACIIYDGQVLFEGTPQALVADENVRRLYLGESFAL